From Microbacterium invictum, the proteins below share one genomic window:
- a CDS encoding extracellular solute-binding protein, translating to MKTTTAAAATVATIAAVTLTLGGCTAADDDSGDQTVTVVYAKTDSFTVLDTLLNTAKDEFEAAHDGVTVELQPITATDDDYKTRLQLSLGSADTAPDVFYEDTFNVRSDVEAGYLLNLDDHLADWDDWSLFDEGGKKAGQGEDGSIYALPLGTDTRVIWYNTHVLEAAGVGVPWQPETWDDILGVAAQIKASQPDVVPFNMYAGTGTGEGTVMQSFFELLYGTGDGTGLYDDAEGKWVVESQGFIDALTFLQTLYDEGYAVAPDQALDPNVWQAVFGEMFPQDKLGGTVEGSYTPSFWAEGGSYEWPEYGDVMGVALFPTQDGEAPGGVSMSGGWTLAASAHTDVPDLAFEFMATALNKENALWYAINNAQIAVRTDVASEPSYLEANPFVGDVSEAVAVTHFRPANSSYPQISVAAQQATEAVITGQQSPEEAAAAYDDAVRQIVGDDKVVVK from the coding sequence ATGAAGACCACCACCGCAGCAGCGGCGACCGTGGCGACGATCGCCGCCGTCACCCTGACACTGGGCGGATGCACCGCCGCGGATGACGATTCGGGGGATCAGACCGTCACGGTCGTGTACGCGAAGACAGACTCGTTCACCGTCCTCGACACCCTGCTGAACACGGCGAAAGACGAGTTCGAAGCCGCCCACGACGGCGTCACCGTCGAGCTGCAGCCGATCACGGCGACCGACGACGACTACAAGACCCGGCTCCAGCTCTCGCTGGGGTCTGCCGACACCGCGCCCGACGTCTTCTACGAAGACACGTTCAACGTGCGCAGTGATGTCGAGGCGGGCTACCTGCTGAACCTCGACGACCACCTTGCCGACTGGGACGACTGGTCCCTGTTCGACGAAGGCGGAAAGAAGGCCGGCCAGGGGGAGGACGGGAGCATCTACGCGCTCCCGCTCGGTACCGACACACGGGTGATCTGGTACAACACCCACGTTCTCGAGGCTGCTGGGGTGGGGGTTCCCTGGCAGCCCGAGACGTGGGATGACATCCTGGGCGTCGCCGCCCAGATCAAGGCCAGCCAGCCCGACGTCGTGCCGTTCAACATGTACGCCGGCACCGGCACCGGTGAAGGCACGGTCATGCAGAGCTTCTTCGAGCTGCTCTACGGCACCGGAGACGGGACAGGGCTGTACGACGACGCCGAGGGCAAGTGGGTCGTCGAGTCGCAGGGCTTCATCGACGCGCTGACCTTCCTGCAGACGCTGTACGACGAAGGCTATGCGGTCGCACCCGACCAGGCGCTCGACCCCAACGTGTGGCAGGCCGTGTTCGGTGAGATGTTCCCGCAGGACAAGCTCGGTGGCACGGTGGAGGGCTCGTACACGCCGTCGTTCTGGGCCGAAGGCGGCTCGTACGAGTGGCCCGAGTATGGCGACGTGATGGGCGTCGCCCTGTTCCCGACACAGGACGGCGAGGCACCTGGCGGAGTCAGCATGTCCGGTGGGTGGACTCTCGCGGCATCCGCCCACACCGACGTCCCCGACCTCGCGTTCGAGTTCATGGCCACGGCACTGAACAAGGAGAACGCCCTCTGGTACGCGATCAACAACGCACAGATCGCCGTGCGCACCGACGTGGCGAGCGAGCCGAGCTACCTCGAGGCGAACCCCTTCGTCGGCGACGTCTCCGAGGCGGTCGCCGTGACGCACTTCCGCCCGGCGAACAGCTCGTACCCGCAGATCTCGGTGGCGGCGCAGCAGGCCACGGAAGCCGTGATCACCGGCCAGCAGAGCCCTGAGGAGGCAGCCGCCGCGTACGACGACGCCGTGCGTCAGATCGTCGGCGACGACAAGGTCGTCGTGAAATAA
- a CDS encoding carbohydrate ABC transporter permease, which translates to MTATTIGPASGSGTRRRSRISDRATPARALPLLPAAGLLLVFLAGPIAWALGGSLTNQSLSGPNAANPEFIGLDNFARLFADPVLPLSIGVTVVFVVGSAIIGQNILGLLLAVLFRSGSRAVAGVTGVIVVTAWVLPEIVAAFVSYAFLSADGTLNHLLAAVGITGPNWLYAFPVLAIILANTWRGTAFSMMIYRAALDDVPLEVVESSMLDGAGGWQRLRLITIPMIRGTIFTNLMLTTLQTLSVFTLIWVMTRGGPGNQSSTLPVLAYAEAFQFGDIGYGNAIAVVMLALGAVFSIGYVVSLRRAGDRA; encoded by the coding sequence ATGACCGCGACCACGATCGGACCGGCGAGCGGTTCGGGCACCAGACGCAGAAGCCGCATCAGCGACAGAGCGACGCCCGCACGGGCGCTGCCGCTGCTGCCGGCGGCGGGGCTGCTGCTGGTGTTCCTTGCCGGTCCGATCGCCTGGGCGCTCGGCGGGTCGCTCACCAACCAGTCGCTCAGTGGCCCGAACGCCGCCAACCCCGAGTTCATCGGGCTCGACAACTTCGCGCGGCTGTTCGCCGACCCGGTGCTGCCGCTGTCGATCGGAGTCACGGTCGTCTTCGTGGTCGGCTCGGCGATCATCGGCCAGAACATCCTCGGGCTGCTGCTGGCGGTGCTCTTCCGCTCGGGGAGCCGGGCCGTCGCGGGGGTGACCGGGGTCATCGTCGTGACCGCGTGGGTGCTGCCCGAGATCGTCGCGGCCTTCGTCAGCTACGCGTTCCTGTCGGCGGACGGCACGCTCAACCACCTGCTCGCGGCTGTGGGCATCACCGGGCCCAACTGGCTGTACGCCTTCCCGGTGCTCGCCATCATCCTCGCCAACACCTGGCGCGGCACGGCGTTCTCGATGATGATCTACCGCGCCGCGCTCGACGACGTGCCGCTCGAAGTGGTCGAGTCGTCGATGCTCGACGGCGCCGGCGGCTGGCAGCGGCTGCGCCTCATCACGATCCCGATGATCCGCGGCACCATCTTCACCAACCTGATGCTCACCACCCTCCAGACGCTGTCGGTGTTCACCCTCATCTGGGTGATGACCCGCGGCGGCCCGGGCAACCAGTCGAGCACTCTGCCCGTGCTCGCCTACGCCGAAGCGTTCCAGTTCGGAGACATCGGCTACGGCAACGCGATCGCCGTGGTCATGCTGGCGCTGGGCGCCGTGTTCTCGATCGGGTACGTCGTCTCGCTGCGCCGGGCCGGTGACCGGGCATGA
- a CDS encoding carbohydrate ABC transporter permease, with the protein MSTASIAGPRRSVTKFWANLVLIVIGLIFLLPLLWVVLASVDSSAGYQVKIPTEPTLSNFADILTPELTLRPLLNSVLLSTAAALVTVVASILAAYPLSRYRSRFNAPFLYSVLFASCLPITAIMVPVYSLFVQLRLINQPWAVALFLAASSLPMALWMTKTFMDSVPISLEEAAWVDGASAMSALLRIVVPLMRPALSVVFVFVFLQAWGNFFVPFVLLYSPEYQPAAVSIYTFFGQYGTVAYGRLAAYSIIYSLPVLGLYLLVTRGLGGTFALSGAVKG; encoded by the coding sequence ATGAGCACCGCCAGCATCGCCGGACCACGGCGGTCGGTCACGAAGTTCTGGGCCAACCTCGTCCTGATCGTCATCGGGCTGATCTTCCTGCTCCCGCTGCTGTGGGTCGTCCTCGCCTCGGTCGACTCGTCCGCCGGCTATCAGGTGAAGATCCCGACCGAGCCGACGCTCAGCAACTTCGCCGACATCCTGACGCCCGAGCTCACCCTGCGCCCGCTGCTGAACAGCGTGCTGCTGTCCACCGCGGCCGCGCTGGTCACCGTCGTGGCCTCGATCCTCGCCGCCTACCCGCTCTCGCGGTACCGCTCGCGGTTCAACGCCCCGTTCCTCTACTCGGTGCTGTTCGCCAGCTGCCTGCCGATCACCGCGATCATGGTGCCGGTCTACAGCCTGTTCGTGCAGCTGCGGCTCATCAACCAGCCGTGGGCGGTCGCGCTGTTCCTCGCCGCCAGCTCGCTGCCGATGGCGCTCTGGATGACCAAGACGTTCATGGACTCGGTGCCGATCAGCCTCGAAGAGGCCGCCTGGGTCGACGGCGCCAGCGCGATGTCGGCGCTGCTGCGCATCGTCGTGCCACTCATGCGCCCGGCCCTGTCGGTGGTGTTCGTGTTCGTCTTCCTGCAGGCCTGGGGCAACTTCTTCGTTCCCTTCGTGCTGCTGTACTCGCCCGAGTACCAGCCGGCCGCCGTGTCGATCTACACCTTCTTCGGCCAGTACGGCACCGTCGCCTACGGCCGCCTGGCCGCATACTCGATCATCTACTCCCTGCCCGTCCTCGGACTGTACCTGCTGGTCACCCGCGGCCTCGGCGGAACCTTCGCGCTCTCCGGAGCCGTCAAGGGCTGA
- a CDS encoding alpha-mannosidase produces the protein MHRNDRLTLQRIDRLARDRLGPALHRAAVPLTITAWEVPGEPVPFAEAVTQDYTPFAVRGSWGRPWGTVWFHVTGAVPTEWRGVDAAEVELRVDLGFDDSAPGFQAEALVYRPDGSIVKAIEPRNATVPVDAGTVDLYIEAAGNPSVAGTFTFAPTPLGDLATAGTDPIYRLDVLDLALRDIEVWELAQDIWTLRGLVDELEPDRTRHARVIAALGRAVDALDPEDVAGTAAAARAELVDVLAAPAPASTHLITAVGHAHIDSAWLWPTRETVRKVARTFANVLDLIDRDEEFVFAASSAQQYAWLKEFYPDLFARVRDAVAAGRFVPVGGMWVESDTNMPGSEALARQFVEGKRFFLEEFGVEPLEVWLPDSFGYSAALPQIIVAAGSRWFLTQKISWNETNRMPHHSFLWEGIDGTRVFTHFPPVDTYNSELSAAELARAERQFGEKAHASHSLVPFGWGDGGGGPTREMIAAARRTADLEGSPKVRLGSPAQFFADAETEYANPPIWSGELYLEYHRGTYSAQARTKRGNRRSEHLLRAAELWATLATVRAGSDYPAERLRRLWQNVLLLQFHDILPGTSIAWVHREAERDYAGIAQELTEIIDDAVGTLVGEGERELAVNAAPVPLGGAPALGAGVAGGTTPVPVRASGDSWVFAHPRVTWTLDRRGVVVGAHDHIADRELVARGGATGILQLFRDTPREWDAWNIDAEDGALGVELLDAESVAVTGDGAGILVRRAFGSSRIEQEFRVDAETGALDITVRADWRERQKMLKLAFPLRVRAERAQSETQFGHVSRLIHANTSWDAAKFETVAHRWLRLAEGDYGVSVANDASYGHDVQHGAGVGGGTETVARVTLVRAPLFPDPGADQGAHEFRVSLLPGADVAEAIAHGFRLNLPVLSVRGGSAIEPALVVSDRGVVIEAVKLADDGSGDVIVRLYEALGARRTATLRPGFDVTGAQQVDLLERAVTGEVIAGVDAGVLRLQLRAFELTTLRLRPRR, from the coding sequence ATGCACCGCAACGACAGACTCACCCTCCAGCGCATCGACCGGCTCGCCCGCGACCGGCTCGGTCCGGCGCTGCACCGGGCTGCCGTGCCGCTGACGATCACGGCGTGGGAGGTCCCCGGCGAGCCGGTTCCGTTCGCCGAGGCCGTCACGCAGGACTACACGCCGTTCGCGGTCCGGGGATCCTGGGGCCGCCCGTGGGGCACGGTGTGGTTCCACGTGACCGGCGCGGTGCCCACCGAATGGCGGGGGGTGGATGCCGCGGAGGTCGAGCTGCGGGTCGATCTGGGCTTCGACGATTCGGCACCCGGATTCCAAGCCGAGGCCCTCGTCTACCGTCCGGACGGGTCGATCGTGAAGGCGATCGAACCGCGCAATGCGACCGTGCCCGTCGACGCGGGCACCGTCGACCTGTACATCGAGGCCGCCGGCAACCCGAGCGTCGCGGGCACGTTCACGTTCGCGCCCACGCCGCTCGGCGACCTCGCGACCGCGGGGACCGATCCGATCTATCGCCTCGACGTCCTCGACCTCGCACTCCGTGACATCGAGGTGTGGGAGCTGGCGCAGGACATCTGGACCCTTCGCGGTCTCGTCGACGAGCTCGAGCCCGACCGCACCCGGCATGCGCGGGTGATCGCGGCGCTGGGTCGCGCCGTCGACGCCCTCGACCCCGAAGACGTGGCCGGCACGGCTGCGGCGGCCCGCGCGGAGCTGGTCGACGTGCTGGCGGCGCCGGCACCGGCATCCACTCATCTGATCACGGCCGTCGGCCACGCCCACATCGACTCGGCCTGGCTGTGGCCCACGCGCGAGACGGTGCGCAAGGTCGCGAGGACCTTCGCGAACGTGCTCGACCTCATCGACCGTGATGAGGAGTTCGTCTTCGCGGCCTCGTCGGCGCAGCAGTACGCCTGGCTCAAGGAGTTCTACCCCGACCTGTTCGCGCGCGTGCGCGATGCCGTCGCGGCCGGACGCTTCGTCCCGGTCGGAGGGATGTGGGTCGAGTCCGACACCAACATGCCCGGCTCTGAGGCGCTTGCGCGGCAGTTCGTCGAGGGCAAGCGCTTCTTCCTCGAGGAGTTCGGCGTCGAGCCGCTCGAGGTCTGGCTGCCCGACTCGTTCGGCTATTCCGCGGCGCTGCCCCAGATCATCGTCGCTGCCGGGTCGCGCTGGTTCCTGACGCAGAAGATCTCGTGGAACGAGACGAACCGGATGCCGCACCACAGCTTCCTCTGGGAGGGGATCGACGGCACGCGCGTGTTCACGCACTTCCCGCCGGTCGACACCTACAACTCTGAGCTGTCGGCGGCGGAGCTCGCCCGGGCCGAGCGCCAGTTCGGCGAGAAGGCGCACGCCTCGCATTCGCTCGTGCCGTTCGGCTGGGGCGACGGGGGCGGCGGACCGACCCGAGAGATGATCGCCGCCGCACGGCGCACCGCCGACCTCGAGGGGTCACCCAAGGTGCGGCTCGGATCGCCGGCGCAGTTCTTCGCAGACGCCGAGACGGAATACGCGAACCCGCCGATCTGGTCGGGCGAGCTCTACCTCGAGTACCACCGCGGCACCTACAGCGCGCAGGCGCGCACCAAGCGCGGCAACCGGCGCAGCGAGCACCTGCTGCGCGCCGCCGAGCTGTGGGCGACACTGGCGACCGTCCGCGCCGGGTCCGACTACCCGGCCGAGCGGCTGCGCCGGCTGTGGCAGAACGTGCTGCTGTTGCAGTTCCACGACATCCTGCCGGGCACCTCGATCGCGTGGGTGCATCGGGAGGCCGAGCGCGATTATGCCGGCATCGCGCAGGAGCTGACCGAGATCATCGACGACGCGGTGGGGACGCTCGTCGGGGAGGGGGAGCGGGAGCTGGCGGTCAACGCCGCGCCCGTTCCACTGGGGGGAGCGCCCGCACTGGGTGCCGGTGTCGCCGGGGGGACGACGCCGGTGCCCGTGCGGGCGTCCGGAGACAGCTGGGTGTTCGCGCACCCGCGGGTGACCTGGACGCTCGATCGGCGCGGCGTCGTGGTCGGCGCGCACGATCACATCGCCGACCGTGAGCTCGTCGCGCGCGGTGGAGCCACCGGCATCCTGCAGCTGTTCCGTGACACTCCGCGCGAGTGGGATGCCTGGAACATCGACGCCGAGGACGGCGCGCTGGGCGTCGAGCTGCTCGATGCCGAGTCGGTGGCGGTGACCGGTGACGGTGCCGGGATCCTCGTGCGGCGCGCGTTCGGGTCGTCGCGGATCGAGCAGGAGTTCCGCGTCGACGCGGAGACCGGCGCACTCGACATCACCGTGCGCGCAGACTGGCGCGAGCGGCAGAAGATGCTGAAGCTCGCGTTCCCGCTGCGGGTGCGAGCCGAGCGGGCCCAGTCCGAAACCCAGTTCGGCCACGTCTCACGGCTGATCCACGCGAACACGTCCTGGGATGCCGCCAAGTTCGAGACCGTCGCGCACCGCTGGCTGCGGTTGGCCGAGGGGGACTACGGCGTCAGCGTCGCGAACGACGCCAGCTACGGGCACGACGTGCAGCACGGCGCGGGTGTGGGCGGCGGCACCGAGACCGTCGCGAGGGTCACGCTCGTGCGGGCGCCGCTGTTCCCCGATCCGGGGGCCGATCAGGGCGCGCACGAGTTCCGGGTGTCGCTGCTGCCGGGCGCGGATGTCGCCGAGGCGATCGCGCACGGGTTCCGGCTCAACCTGCCGGTGCTCTCGGTGCGCGGCGGCTCGGCGATCGAGCCGGCTCTGGTGGTGTCGGACCGCGGCGTCGTGATCGAAGCCGTGAAGCTCGCCGACGACGGGTCGGGCGATGTCATCGTCCGGCTCTACGAAGCACTCGGCGCGCGACGCACCGCGACCCTGCGCCCGGGCTTCGACGTCACGGGTGCGCAGCAGGTCGACCTGCTCGAACGCGCCGTCACCGGCGAGGTGATCGCAGGGGTGGATGCCGGGGTGCTGCGTCTGCAGCTGCGAGCCTTCGAACTCACGACGTTGCGCCTGCGCCCGCGCCGCTGA
- a CDS encoding IclR family transcriptional regulator, with amino-acid sequence MATARETTPASQTLSRGIRILEILADAREPLSIDDVARRLEVHRSIAYRLLRTLEDHGLVLRDSAGRVSLGGRMAALAAGVAADLQAEALPELTTIANELGATCFLGVLDRDQCITLASIEPRHAVASVAQRPGAQHPVTVGAPGKAILAQLPEGEWPAGVSERLRAEVAEVSGRGYATSHDEVIPTVRAVAVPLAVRGRRPAALAVVYVDPSHEPAAIAERLARSASVIREALGG; translated from the coding sequence ATGGCGACAGCACGCGAGACGACGCCGGCATCGCAGACGCTGAGCCGCGGCATCCGGATCCTCGAGATCCTCGCCGACGCCCGCGAGCCCCTCTCGATCGACGACGTCGCCCGGCGCCTCGAGGTGCACCGCTCCATCGCCTACCGGCTGCTGCGCACGCTCGAAGACCACGGGCTCGTCCTCCGTGACTCCGCCGGACGCGTCTCGCTCGGCGGGCGGATGGCCGCGCTCGCCGCCGGGGTCGCCGCCGATCTGCAGGCCGAGGCGCTGCCCGAACTGACCACCATCGCCAACGAACTCGGCGCGACCTGCTTTCTCGGGGTACTCGACCGCGACCAGTGCATCACGCTCGCGAGCATCGAGCCCCGCCATGCCGTCGCCTCGGTCGCGCAACGGCCCGGGGCCCAGCACCCGGTGACGGTGGGGGCGCCCGGCAAGGCGATCCTGGCGCAGCTGCCCGAGGGCGAGTGGCCGGCGGGAGTGTCGGAGCGCCTGCGCGCCGAGGTTGCCGAGGTGAGCGGGCGCGGCTACGCGACCAGCCACGACGAGGTGATTCCGACCGTGCGGGCCGTGGCGGTGCCGCTCGCCGTGCGGGGGCGCCGGCCGGCCGCGCTCGCGGTCGTCTATGTCGACCCGTCGCACGAGCCCGCCGCCATCGCCGAGCGTCTCGCGCGGTCGGCCTCGGTGATTCGCGAGGCCCTCGGCGGCTGA
- a CDS encoding 3-oxoacid CoA-transferase subunit A, with product MIDKTVTSVEEAVAGIPDGATVMIGGFGRAGQPVELIDALIAQGATGLTIVNNNAGNGDTGLAALLAKKRVRRIICSFPRQHDSWVFDGLYRAGEIELEIVPQGNLAERIRAAGAGIGAFFSPTGVGTELAEGKESREIDGRQYVLEYPIKADFALISAYRGDRWGNLVFRETARNFGPIMATAAATTVVQVDEVVPLGAIDPETVVTPGIFVDRVVAVGERAWLTGGEFVGGVDIEGRPASASTTAPASTTTTEADQ from the coding sequence GTGATCGACAAGACCGTAACGAGTGTCGAGGAGGCCGTCGCCGGCATCCCCGACGGGGCAACCGTCATGATCGGCGGCTTCGGCCGCGCCGGTCAGCCCGTCGAGCTGATCGACGCGCTCATCGCGCAGGGTGCGACGGGCCTCACGATCGTGAACAACAACGCCGGCAACGGCGACACGGGGCTCGCCGCCCTCCTCGCGAAGAAGCGGGTGCGCCGCATCATCTGCTCGTTCCCGCGGCAGCATGACTCATGGGTGTTCGACGGCCTCTACCGTGCCGGCGAGATCGAGCTCGAAATCGTGCCGCAGGGCAATCTGGCCGAGCGCATCCGCGCTGCCGGGGCCGGCATCGGAGCGTTCTTCTCGCCCACCGGTGTGGGCACTGAACTGGCCGAGGGCAAGGAGTCGCGCGAGATCGACGGCCGCCAGTACGTGCTCGAGTACCCGATCAAGGCCGACTTCGCGCTGATCTCGGCGTACCGGGGCGACCGCTGGGGCAACCTCGTGTTCCGCGAGACGGCGCGCAACTTCGGGCCGATCATGGCCACGGCGGCGGCGACCACGGTCGTGCAGGTCGACGAGGTCGTCCCGCTCGGCGCAATCGATCCCGAGACCGTCGTCACCCCCGGGATCTTCGTCGACCGCGTCGTCGCGGTCGGCGAGCGGGCTTGGCTGACGGGCGGCGAGTTCGTCGGCGGCGTCGACATCGAGGGACGCCCGGCATCGGCATCCACCACGGCACCGGCATCCACCACGACGACGGAGGCAGACCAGTGA
- a CDS encoding 3-oxoacid CoA-transferase subunit B, protein MTRISRDDLAARIAADIPEGSFVNLGIGAPTKVANYLPDDLEIILHTENGLLGMGAAPEPGKIDPDLINAGKQPVTALPGAAYFHHADSFAMMRGGHLDVCVLGAFQVAQNGDLANWSTGAPGAIPAVGGAMDLAIGAKNVYVMTDLLTKTGESKLVASCTYPLTGVGCVTRVYTDHAVFDVTPDGFAVREAFGDNTVTSLSELTGLRLMDAAAAASGTEN, encoded by the coding sequence GTGACCCGCATCAGCCGTGACGACCTGGCCGCGCGCATCGCCGCGGACATCCCCGAGGGCTCGTTCGTGAACCTGGGCATCGGGGCGCCGACGAAGGTCGCCAACTACCTGCCCGATGACCTCGAGATCATCCTGCACACAGAGAACGGACTGCTCGGCATGGGCGCCGCTCCCGAGCCGGGCAAGATCGACCCCGACCTCATCAACGCCGGCAAGCAGCCGGTCACCGCGCTGCCCGGCGCCGCGTACTTCCACCACGCCGACTCGTTCGCGATGATGCGCGGCGGTCACCTCGACGTGTGCGTCCTCGGCGCGTTCCAGGTCGCGCAGAACGGCGACCTCGCCAACTGGTCGACCGGTGCGCCCGGCGCGATCCCCGCCGTCGGCGGCGCGATGGACCTCGCGATCGGTGCCAAGAACGTGTACGTGATGACCGACCTGCTCACCAAGACCGGCGAGTCCAAGCTCGTCGCATCGTGCACCTACCCGCTCACCGGTGTCGGTTGCGTCACCCGCGTCTACACCGACCACGCCGTGTTCGATGTCACGCCCGACGGCTTCGCGGTGCGCGAGGCGTTCGGCGACAACACGGTCACCTCGCTGAGCGAGCTGACCGGCCTGAGGCTGATGGATGCCGCGGCCGCGGCATCCGGAACGGAGAACTGA
- a CDS encoding thiolase family protein, which translates to MTASFVYDAVRTPFGRAGGALSGIRPDDLAALVMKATVERTGLDPARIDDVIFGDANQAGEDNRNVARFGALLAGFPTSVTGVTVNRLCASSVEAVVQGSRAIEAGDADIILAGGVESMSRAPFVVEKSAKPWPATGNQTMWNTSIGWRMVNKALPQHWTISNGESAEKVAREWGISREAQDAFAVRSHDLAAKAWADGVYDGEIVQVPGAELARDEGIRDGSTVEKLAGLRALFAEDGTVTAGNSSSINDGASAVLLGGEGAIDAEPLARIVSRATHGVDPDVFPLAPIEAANKALARAGRTWDDVDFVELNEAFASQALADISGWEGLDPEKVNIHGGALAIGHPLGASGGRIIGHAAHELARRGGGVAVAAICIGVGQGMAVVLER; encoded by the coding sequence ATGACCGCCTCCTTCGTCTACGACGCCGTCCGCACACCGTTCGGACGGGCCGGGGGCGCCCTGTCCGGCATCCGTCCCGATGATCTGGCCGCGCTCGTCATGAAGGCGACCGTCGAGCGCACCGGTCTCGACCCGGCGCGCATCGACGACGTCATCTTCGGCGACGCCAACCAGGCCGGCGAAGACAACCGCAACGTCGCGCGGTTCGGTGCGCTGCTGGCGGGCTTTCCGACGAGCGTGACCGGTGTCACGGTGAACCGGCTGTGCGCATCGTCGGTCGAGGCCGTCGTACAGGGCTCGCGGGCGATCGAGGCCGGCGATGCCGACATCATCCTGGCCGGCGGCGTCGAGTCGATGAGCCGGGCCCCGTTCGTGGTCGAGAAGTCGGCCAAGCCGTGGCCGGCCACCGGCAACCAGACGATGTGGAACACGTCGATCGGCTGGCGCATGGTCAACAAGGCGCTGCCGCAGCACTGGACGATCAGCAACGGCGAATCGGCCGAGAAGGTCGCCCGCGAGTGGGGGATCAGCCGCGAGGCGCAGGATGCGTTCGCGGTGCGCTCGCACGACCTGGCCGCGAAGGCATGGGCCGACGGTGTCTACGACGGCGAGATCGTGCAGGTGCCCGGTGCCGAGCTGGCGCGTGACGAGGGCATCCGCGACGGGTCGACCGTCGAGAAGCTGGCGGGCCTGAGAGCATTGTTCGCCGAGGACGGCACCGTCACCGCCGGCAATTCGTCGTCGATCAACGACGGCGCCTCGGCGGTGCTGCTGGGCGGCGAGGGCGCGATCGACGCCGAGCCGCTGGCGCGGATCGTGTCGCGTGCCACGCACGGCGTCGACCCGGATGTCTTCCCGCTCGCCCCGATCGAGGCGGCCAACAAGGCCCTCGCCCGCGCCGGCAGAACGTGGGACGACGTGGACTTCGTCGAGCTCAACGAGGCCTTCGCCTCGCAGGCGCTCGCGGACATCTCCGGCTGGGAGGGACTCGACCCCGAGAAGGTCAACATCCACGGCGGGGCCCTGGCGATCGGTCACCCGCTCGGCGCCTCGGGGGGACGGATCATCGGCCACGCCGCGCACGAGCTGGCCCGTCGCGGCGGCGGTGTTGCGGTCGCCGCGATCTGCATCGGCGTCGGCCAGGGCATGGCCGTCGTCCTCGAGCGGTAG
- a CDS encoding type II toxin-antitoxin system VapB family antitoxin, protein MSLNIKNEGTHALVRELAALTGMSQTSAVEDAVRRRLHELQGETGGVRASPDYSPEEIERRRVAVDRILADFRAHTTPEQRAALATADDDLYDELGLPK, encoded by the coding sequence ATGAGCCTGAACATCAAGAACGAGGGCACCCACGCGCTGGTGCGCGAGCTGGCGGCGCTCACCGGCATGAGTCAGACGAGCGCGGTCGAAGACGCCGTGCGCCGGCGGCTGCACGAGCTGCAGGGTGAGACGGGTGGTGTGCGTGCTTCCCCCGACTACTCTCCGGAGGAGATCGAGCGTCGGCGCGTCGCGGTGGATCGTATCCTGGCCGACTTCCGGGCGCATACGACACCTGAACAGCGCGCGGCGCTGGCAACTGCAGACGACGATCTCTACGACGAACTCGGACTCCCGAAGTGA
- a CDS encoding PIN domain-containing protein, producing MIVDSSALVALLRSEPRADTIKRLLLAYSSLISAPTLVEVRAVVGGKLGTDGVRRLEVLIRRFDVGVVPFSEQQADIASAAYRDFGQGSGHAAKLNLGDTFSYALAYIRDEPLLYVGDDFSHTDIRSALDELGDD from the coding sequence GTGATCGTCGACTCGTCGGCATTGGTCGCTCTGCTTCGCAGCGAGCCGCGGGCCGACACGATCAAGAGGCTGCTGCTTGCATACAGTTCGCTCATTTCGGCACCAACCCTGGTCGAGGTGCGCGCTGTCGTCGGTGGAAAGCTCGGTACCGATGGCGTGCGACGACTGGAAGTGCTGATTCGGCGTTTCGACGTCGGCGTCGTTCCGTTCTCCGAACAGCAGGCGGACATCGCATCGGCGGCCTACCGCGACTTCGGGCAAGGATCGGGTCATGCGGCCAAGCTGAACCTCGGAGACACCTTCAGTTACGCGCTCGCCTACATCCGCGACGAACCCCTGCTGTACGTCGGCGACGACTTCTCGCATACGGACATACGTTCTGCGCTCGACGAGCTCGGCGATGACTGA